The following coding sequences are from one Lolium rigidum isolate FL_2022 chromosome 6, APGP_CSIRO_Lrig_0.1, whole genome shotgun sequence window:
- the LOC124666773 gene encoding COP9 signalosome complex subunit 2-like isoform X1 produces MGSDADMEDYGFEYSDEEVEEADVDIENQYYNSKGMVETDPEGALTGFGSVVGMEPEKAEWGFKALKQTVKLYYKLGKYKEMMDAYREMLTYIKSAVTRNYSEKCINNIMDFVSGSASQHFSLLQEFYQTTLKALEEAKNERLWFKTNLKLCKIWFDMGEYGRMNKILKELRKSCQKEDGTDDQKKGTQLLEVYAIEIQMYTETKNNKKLKELYQRALSIKSAIPHPRIMGIIRECGGKMHMAERQWADAATDFFEAFKNYDEAGNPRRIQCLKYLVLANMLMESEVNPFDGQEAKPYKNDPEILAMTNLIAAYQKNDIMEFEKILKSNRRTIMDDPFIRNYIEDLLKNIRTQVLLKLIKPYTRIRIPFISQELNVPEKDVEQLLVSLILDNRVQGHIDQVNKLLECGDRSKGMRKYQAIDKWNTQLKSIYQTVSNRVG; encoded by the exons atggGCTCCG ATGCAGACATGGAGGACTACGGTTTCGAGTATTCggatgaggaggtggaggaggcggacgTCGACATCGAGAACCAGTACTACAACTCCAAAG GTATGGTCGAGACAGACCCAGAGGGCGCACTTACTGGTTTTGGTTCGGTGGTTGGGATGGAGCCTGAAAAGGCTGAATG GGGATTCAAGGCTCTCAAACAAACAGTGAAGCTTTATTATAAGCTGGGGAAGTACAAAGAAATGATGGATGCCTACAGAGAGATGTTGACATACATAAAATCTGCTGTGACACGCAACTACAGCGAGAAATGTATAAATAACATCATGGATTTTGTTTCTGGGTCTGCTAGTCAGcacttctctcttcttcaagagTTCTATCAGACAACACTTaaagctctggaggaggcaaaaaATGAG AGATTATGGTTTAAGACgaatctgaaactttgcaaaatttggTTCGACATGGGAGAGTATGGTCGCATGAACAAG ATACTGAAGGAGCTGCGTAAATCTTGTCAAAAGGAAGATGGAACTGATGATCAGAAGAAAGGCACACAGCTTCTGGAAGTGTATGCTATTGAGATTCAAATGTACACTGAAACAAAGAATAACAAAAAACTGAAG GAATTATACCAGAGGGCTCTTTCTATCAAATCAGCAATACCTCATCCAAGAATTATGGGTATAATTCGTGAATGTGGTGGGAAGATGCACATGGCTGAGAGACAGTGGGCGGACGCAGCGACTGATTTCTTTGAAGCATTCAAAAACTACGATGAAGCTGGCAATCCACGGAGAATCCAATGCCTCAA ATATCTTGTTCTTGCCAATATGTTGATGGAGTCCGAAGTTAATCCCTTTGATGGACAAGAGGCCAAACC GTACAAAAATGATCCTGAAATCCTCGCAATGACAAACTTGATTGCAGCATACCAGAAGAATGACATCATGGAGTTTGAAAAGATCCTAAAG AGCAATAGAAGAACAATAATGGATGATCCTTTTATCCGTAATTACATTGAGGACCTATTGAAGAACATCAGAACTCAAGTTCTGCTCAAGCTTATTAAGCCATATACAAGAATACGGATTCCATTCATTTCACAG GAGCTAAATGTTCCGGAAAAGGATGTCGAGCAGCTCTTGGTGTCGTTGATTCTGGACAACCGTGTCCAGGGCCATATAGATCAGGTGAACAAGCTGCTAGAATGCGGTGACAG GTCAAAGGGAATGCGGAAGTATCAGGCCATCGACAAGTGGAATACTCAGCTCAAATCCATTTACCAAACGGTGTCCAACAGAGTTGGGTGA
- the LOC124666773 gene encoding COP9 signalosome complex subunit 2-like isoform X2, with protein MGSDMEDYGFEYSDEEVEEADVDIENQYYNSKGMVETDPEGALTGFGSVVGMEPEKAEWGFKALKQTVKLYYKLGKYKEMMDAYREMLTYIKSAVTRNYSEKCINNIMDFVSGSASQHFSLLQEFYQTTLKALEEAKNERLWFKTNLKLCKIWFDMGEYGRMNKILKELRKSCQKEDGTDDQKKGTQLLEVYAIEIQMYTETKNNKKLKELYQRALSIKSAIPHPRIMGIIRECGGKMHMAERQWADAATDFFEAFKNYDEAGNPRRIQCLKYLVLANMLMESEVNPFDGQEAKPYKNDPEILAMTNLIAAYQKNDIMEFEKILKSNRRTIMDDPFIRNYIEDLLKNIRTQVLLKLIKPYTRIRIPFISQELNVPEKDVEQLLVSLILDNRVQGHIDQVNKLLECGDRSKGMRKYQAIDKWNTQLKSIYQTVSNRVG; from the exons atggGCTCCG ACATGGAGGACTACGGTTTCGAGTATTCggatgaggaggtggaggaggcggacgTCGACATCGAGAACCAGTACTACAACTCCAAAG GTATGGTCGAGACAGACCCAGAGGGCGCACTTACTGGTTTTGGTTCGGTGGTTGGGATGGAGCCTGAAAAGGCTGAATG GGGATTCAAGGCTCTCAAACAAACAGTGAAGCTTTATTATAAGCTGGGGAAGTACAAAGAAATGATGGATGCCTACAGAGAGATGTTGACATACATAAAATCTGCTGTGACACGCAACTACAGCGAGAAATGTATAAATAACATCATGGATTTTGTTTCTGGGTCTGCTAGTCAGcacttctctcttcttcaagagTTCTATCAGACAACACTTaaagctctggaggaggcaaaaaATGAG AGATTATGGTTTAAGACgaatctgaaactttgcaaaatttggTTCGACATGGGAGAGTATGGTCGCATGAACAAG ATACTGAAGGAGCTGCGTAAATCTTGTCAAAAGGAAGATGGAACTGATGATCAGAAGAAAGGCACACAGCTTCTGGAAGTGTATGCTATTGAGATTCAAATGTACACTGAAACAAAGAATAACAAAAAACTGAAG GAATTATACCAGAGGGCTCTTTCTATCAAATCAGCAATACCTCATCCAAGAATTATGGGTATAATTCGTGAATGTGGTGGGAAGATGCACATGGCTGAGAGACAGTGGGCGGACGCAGCGACTGATTTCTTTGAAGCATTCAAAAACTACGATGAAGCTGGCAATCCACGGAGAATCCAATGCCTCAA ATATCTTGTTCTTGCCAATATGTTGATGGAGTCCGAAGTTAATCCCTTTGATGGACAAGAGGCCAAACC GTACAAAAATGATCCTGAAATCCTCGCAATGACAAACTTGATTGCAGCATACCAGAAGAATGACATCATGGAGTTTGAAAAGATCCTAAAG AGCAATAGAAGAACAATAATGGATGATCCTTTTATCCGTAATTACATTGAGGACCTATTGAAGAACATCAGAACTCAAGTTCTGCTCAAGCTTATTAAGCCATATACAAGAATACGGATTCCATTCATTTCACAG GAGCTAAATGTTCCGGAAAAGGATGTCGAGCAGCTCTTGGTGTCGTTGATTCTGGACAACCGTGTCCAGGGCCATATAGATCAGGTGAACAAGCTGCTAGAATGCGGTGACAG GTCAAAGGGAATGCGGAAGTATCAGGCCATCGACAAGTGGAATACTCAGCTCAAATCCATTTACCAAACGGTGTCCAACAGAGTTGGGTGA
- the LOC124666543 gene encoding magnesium-protoporphyrin IX monomethyl ester [oxidative] cyclase, chloroplastic has protein sequence MASAMELSLLNPTMHHHGIASKSASHLPAVPARRASSGAVRFRVRASAAAPPAPAAKPGSPKKRGKTEVSESLLTPRFYTTDFDEMEQLFNAEINKQLNQDEFDALLQEFKTDYNQTHFIRNPEFKEAADKMQGPLRQIFVEFLERSCTAEFSGFLLYKELGRRLKKTNPVVAEIFSLMSRDEARHAGFLNKGLSDFNLALDLGFLTKARKYTFFKPKFIFYATYLSEKIGYWRYITIFRHLKANPEYQVYPIFKYFENWCQDENRHGDFFSALMKAQPQFLNDWKAKLWSRFFCLSVYVTMYLNDCQRSAFYEGIGLNTKEFDMHVIIETNRTTARIFPAVPDVENPEFKRKLDRMVEINLKIIAIGESNDLPLVKNLKRVPLIAQLVSEIIAAYLMPPIESGSVDFADFEPKLVY, from the exons ATGGCATCCGCCATGGAGCTCTCCCTCCTCAACCCCACAATGCACCACCACGGCATCGCCTCCAAGTCGGCCTCCCACCTCCCCGCCGTCCCCGCGCGCCGGGCCTCGTCCGGCGCCGTCCGCTTCCGCGTGAGGGCCTCCGCCGCGGCgccgcccgcgcccgccgccaAGCCCGGCTCCCCCAAGAAGCGGGGCAAGACCGAGGTCTCGGAGTCGCTCCTCACGCCGCGCTTCTACACCACGGACTTCGACGAGATGGAGCAGCTCTTCAACGCCGAGATCAACAAGCAGCTCAACCAGGACGAGTTCGACGCGCTGCTGCAGGAGTTCAAGACGGACTACAACCAGACACACTTCATCCGCAACCCCGAGTTCAAGGAGGCCGCCGACAAGATGCAGGGCCCGCTCCGACAGATATTCGTCGAGTTCCTCGAGCGCTCCTGCACCGCAGAGTTCTCCGGCTTCCTCCTCTATAAGGAGCTCGGCCGAAGGCTCAAG AAAACCAACCCGGTGGTGGCCGAGATCTTCTCGCTCATGTCCAGGGACGAGGCCAGGCACGCTGG GTTCCTGAACAAGGGACTATCCGACTTCAACCTGGCACTGGACCTCGGGTTCCTGACCAAGGCTAGGAAGTACACCTTcttcaagcccaagttcatcttcTACGCCACCTACCTGTCGGAGAAGATCGGGTACTGGAGGTACATCACCATCTTCAGGCACCTCAAGGCCAACCCGGAGTACCAGGTGTACCCCATCTTCAAGTACTTCGAGAACTGGTGCCAGGACGAGAACAGGCACGGCGACTTCTTCTCCGCGCTCATGAAGGCGCAGCCGCAGTTCCTCAACGACTGGAAGGCCAAGCTCTGGTCACGCTTCTTCTGCCTTTCG GTGTATGTAACCATGTACCTGAATGACTGCCAACGCAGTGCCTTCTACGAAGGAATTGGTCTTAACACAAAAGAATTCGACATGCATGTGATCATAGAG ACCAATCGCACGACAGCGAGGATCTTCCCTGCTGTCCCAGATGTTGAGAACCCTGAATTCAAGAGGAAGCTTGACAGGATGGTAGAAATCAACCTGAAGATCATTGCTATTGGAGAGTCCAACGACTTACCCCTGGTGAAGAACCTAAAGAGGGTTCCTCTTATCGCCCAACTGGTGTCTGAGATCATCGCCGCGTACCTCATGCCCCCCATCGAGTCTGGCtccgttgattttgccgattttgaGCCCAAGCTTGTGTACTGA
- the LOC124663720 gene encoding probable protein S-acyltransferase 4 encodes MNSSASDQKNHVLGLPVLIVTVVLGLANLAFLLLTSSRDPGIVPRNARPPECGAEEQAVDMTTPSTEWVNAASPHLRVPRTKDVVVNGCTVKVKYCDTCLLYRPPRTSHCSICNNCVQKFDHHCPWVGQCIGLRNYRFFFLFISTSTFLCFYVFALSWLNITTEREEYGGSLLKSMRGEVLSVVLIVYTFVSVWFVGGLTVFHTYLMSTNQTTYENFRYRYDKKENPYNRGALANVAEVFFTRMPPSLNRFRSWVSDDEDAYGGAGGGPLSPMSGGLDLEMGRKGVHYSAGGVPAILQGMDYSEMEKMEGAGVHVKDRQAPPEAPDLFMISAARQHDVGCGGGDRSPPIVHDQDAERTLVSSNENSER; translated from the exons ATGAACTCCAGCGCTTCGGACCAGAAGAACCATGTCCTTGGCCTGCCGGTCCTCATCGTCACAGTTGTCCTCGGCCTAGCG AATTTGGCATTCCTGCTACTGACGTCGAGTAGAGACCCGGGTATCGTGCCGAGGAACGCGCGTCCTCCCGAGTGCGGCGCGGAGGAGCAGGCGGTGGACATGACGACGCCGTCAACCGAGTGGGTGAACGCGGCGAGCCCCCACCTCCGTGTTCCCCGCACCAAGGACGTGGTCGTCAACGGGTGCACGGTGAAGGTGAAGTACTGCGACACCTGCCTGCTCTACCGGCCGCCCCGGACGTCGCACTGCTCCATCTGCAACAACTGCGTCCAGAAGTTCGACCACCACTGCCCCTGGGTCGGCCAGTGCATCGGCCTG AGGAACtaccgcttcttcttcctcttcatctccaCCTCCACGTTCCTCTGCTTCTACGTCTTCGCGCTGTCGTGGCTGAACATCACCACCGAGAGGGAGGAGTACGGCGGCTCGCTGCTCAAGTCCATGCGCGGCGAGGTGCTCTCTGTGGTGCTCATCGTGTACACATTCGTGTCCGTGTGGTTCGTCGGCGGGCTCACCGTGTTCCACACCTACCTCATGAGCACCAACCAGACCACCTACGAGAACTTCAGGTACAGGTACGACAAGAAGGAGAACCCCTACAACAGGGGCGCGCTCGCCAACGTCGCCGAGGTCTTCTTCACGCGGATGCCGCCGTCGCTCAACCGGTTCCGCTCGTGGGTGTCGGATGACGAGGACGCctacggcggcgccggcggcggcccgcTCTCTCCAATGAGCGGGGGCCTCGATCTGGAGATGGGGCGCAAGGGCGTGCACTACAGCGCCGGTGGCGTCCCGGCGATCCTGCAGGGTATGGACTACAGcgagatggagaagatggagggtgccggcgtgcacgtcaaggatcggcAAGCGCCGCCCGAGGCGCCGGACCTGTTCATGATATCGGCCGCCCGGCAGCATGACGTGGGTTGCGGAGGAGGAGATCGTAGTCCGCCAATTGTACATGACCAAGATGCGGAGAGGACACTAGTGAGCTCGAATGAAAATTCTGAACGGTGA